From a region of the Streptomyces sp. NBC_01454 genome:
- a CDS encoding purine-cytosine permease family protein, which translates to MAGVVEQHSIDVVPDGERHGRAVSQFTLWLGANLQITAVVTGALAVVFGANACWSLIGLLLGNLLGGAVMALHSAQGPRLGLPQMITSRAQFGVRGAAVPLALVIVMYIGFFAGGSVLAGQAVGELTHLGETPGIVLFAAVTAVAAAVGYRLIHALGRIAGLVCALTFVYLGIRLLQRADLGALLADHRFGLPVFLLAVSLSASWQLAFGPYVADYSRYLPRHTSARATFWWTLSGTVLGSQWSMTFGALAAAAAPTAFVGHEVGYVVGLGGAGLTASLLYFVIALGKLTINVLNTYGGFMSLVTGVSGFRGQRTLSPRGRAAYIAGIMAAGTAVALLGKDSFLTAFKDFLLFLLTFFTPWSAINLVDYYLISKERYDIPALSDPGGRYGAWNLRALAVYAFGVLAQLPFLATHFYTGPLVAPLGGADISWLVGLAVPAVVYWVVARRDTARLPEPATAPPGERSPAGSGG; encoded by the coding sequence ATGGCAGGTGTGGTCGAACAGCACTCCATCGACGTCGTTCCGGACGGCGAACGGCACGGCCGCGCGGTCAGCCAGTTCACGCTCTGGCTGGGCGCCAACCTCCAGATCACCGCCGTCGTCACCGGCGCGCTGGCCGTCGTCTTCGGGGCGAACGCCTGCTGGTCCCTGATCGGGCTGCTGCTCGGCAACCTCCTGGGCGGCGCGGTGATGGCGCTGCACTCCGCCCAGGGGCCGCGGCTGGGGCTCCCTCAGATGATCACCTCGCGGGCGCAGTTCGGGGTGCGCGGTGCGGCCGTCCCACTGGCGCTGGTCATCGTGATGTACATCGGCTTCTTCGCGGGCGGCAGTGTGCTGGCCGGGCAGGCGGTCGGCGAGCTGACGCACCTCGGCGAGACGCCCGGGATCGTGCTGTTCGCCGCGGTCACCGCCGTCGCCGCGGCCGTCGGCTACCGCCTCATCCACGCCCTGGGCAGGATCGCCGGCCTGGTCTGCGCGCTGACCTTCGTCTACCTGGGCATCCGGCTGCTGCAGCGCGCCGACCTCGGTGCGCTGCTGGCCGACCACCGCTTCGGGCTGCCGGTGTTCCTGCTGGCCGTCTCGCTCTCGGCCTCCTGGCAGCTGGCGTTCGGCCCGTACGTCGCCGACTACTCGCGCTATCTGCCGCGGCACACCTCGGCGCGCGCCACCTTCTGGTGGACGCTGTCCGGCACGGTGCTCGGCTCGCAGTGGTCGATGACGTTCGGCGCGCTGGCGGCGGCCGCGGCGCCCACCGCGTTCGTGGGGCACGAGGTCGGTTACGTCGTCGGCCTGGGCGGCGCCGGACTGACCGCCTCGCTCCTGTACTTCGTCATCGCCCTCGGCAAACTCACCATCAACGTCCTGAACACCTATGGCGGTTTCATGTCGCTGGTCACCGGCGTCAGCGGCTTCCGGGGGCAGCGCACCCTCTCCCCGCGCGGGCGGGCCGCGTACATCGCGGGAATCATGGCCGCCGGCACCGCCGTCGCCCTCCTGGGCAAGGACTCGTTCCTGACGGCCTTCAAGGACTTCCTGCTCTTCCTGCTGACCTTCTTCACGCCCTGGTCGGCGATCAATCTGGTCGACTACTACCTGATCTCCAAGGAGCGCTACGACATCCCGGCGCTGAGCGACCCCGGCGGCCGCTACGGTGCCTGGAACCTCCGGGCGCTGGCCGTCTACGCCTTCGGCGTGCTGGCCCAACTCCCCTTCCTGGCCACGCACTTCTACACCGGTCCGCTGGTGGCGCCGCTGGGCGGCGCCGATATCTCCTGGCTCGTCGGGCTCGCCGTGCCGGCCGTCGTCTACTGGGTGGTCGCCCGCCGCGACACCGCGCGCCTCCCGGAACCGGCGACGGCGCCGCCCGGTGAGCGCTCCCCCGCCGGATCCGGGGGCTAG
- a CDS encoding cysteine dioxygenase has translation MTYRTSQADAAREVPDGAQPFTALPERNLDKRELRELVDTLAARPDLWREQVAFSDTERHYASLYRDEFVDVWLLCWTRQNDTGWHDHDLSSGAVGVVQGMLTESNPRIGGEHLATAVGAGASFCFGPEHIHRLTGATDDAVSVHAYSPPLWRLGQYDITDDGLMRRVSVSYADELRPMDGARAA, from the coding sequence ATGACGTACCGCACCTCCCAGGCCGATGCCGCCCGCGAGGTCCCCGACGGCGCGCAGCCGTTCACCGCACTGCCCGAGCGCAACCTCGACAAACGTGAGCTGCGGGAGCTGGTCGACACGCTCGCCGCCCGCCCGGACCTGTGGCGCGAGCAGGTCGCCTTCTCCGACACCGAACGCCACTACGCCTCCCTGTACCGCGATGAGTTCGTCGACGTCTGGCTGCTGTGCTGGACCCGGCAGAACGACACCGGCTGGCACGACCACGATCTGTCCTCGGGGGCGGTGGGCGTCGTCCAGGGCATGCTGACCGAGTCCAACCCCCGGATCGGCGGCGAGCACCTGGCCACCGCCGTCGGCGCGGGCGCCTCGTTCTGCTTCGGCCCCGAGCACATCCACCGCCTCACCGGCGCGACCGACGACGCGGTGTCCGTGCACGCCTATTCGCCGCCGCTGTGGCGCCTGGGCCAGTACGACATCACCGACGACGGGCTGATGCGGCGGGTCTCGGTCTCGTACGCGGACGAGCTGCGGCCGATGGACGGGGCACGTGCGGCTTAG
- a CDS encoding amidohydrolase, whose translation MPTDVHQHLWPPEFLALLRARSAPPRLDGWTLHLPGEAPYTVDPADHDIAARARLARADGLDLALVSLSSPLGIEDLPPAEAAPLLAAFHDGALDLPAPFGVWASVCLSTPAPDPGALRHELARGCVGLQLPATALLDAAGWARCAPLLDAADALDKPLFVHPGAAPRTPDAPAWWPALVPYVQQLHAAWFAFRAVGRPRHPDLRVCFAALAGLAPLHGERLVARGGGRERGRVDCGVFYETSSYGTRAVDALVRTAGIDVVVSGSDRPYAAPVLPDLGARAAIHALRTTNPARLLGPTKGARR comes from the coding sequence GTGCCCACCGATGTCCACCAGCACCTCTGGCCGCCCGAGTTCCTCGCGCTGCTGCGGGCCCGCAGTGCGCCCCCGCGGCTCGACGGCTGGACGCTCCACCTGCCCGGCGAGGCGCCGTACACCGTCGACCCCGCCGACCACGACATCGCCGCCCGCGCCCGGCTCGCCCGCGCCGACGGCCTCGATCTGGCCCTGGTGTCGCTCTCCAGCCCGCTCGGCATCGAAGATCTGCCGCCCGCGGAGGCCGCCCCGCTGCTGGCCGCGTTCCACGACGGCGCCCTGGACCTGCCGGCCCCCTTCGGCGTCTGGGCCTCGGTCTGCCTCTCGACGCCCGCCCCGGACCCCGGGGCGCTGCGGCACGAGCTGGCGCGCGGCTGCGTGGGGCTGCAACTCCCGGCCACCGCGCTGCTCGACGCCGCGGGCTGGGCCCGCTGCGCCCCGCTGCTGGACGCCGCCGACGCACTGGACAAGCCGCTGTTCGTCCACCCCGGGGCGGCCCCGCGCACCCCGGACGCACCCGCCTGGTGGCCCGCCCTGGTCCCGTACGTCCAGCAGCTGCACGCCGCCTGGTTCGCCTTCCGCGCCGTCGGCCGGCCGCGCCACCCGGACCTGCGGGTCTGCTTCGCGGCGCTGGCCGGTCTGGCACCGCTGCACGGGGAGCGGCTGGTCGCCCGCGGCGGCGGACGGGAGCGCGGGCGGGTCGACTGCGGCGTCTTCTACGAGACGTCCTCCTACGGGACCCGTGCGGTCGACGCCCTCGTCCGGACCGCCGGGATCGATGTCGTCGTCAGCGGCAGCGACCGGCCCTACGCCGCCCCCGTCCTCCCCGACCTCGGCGCGCGGGCCGCGATCCACGCCCTGCGCACCACCAACCCGGCCCGCCTTCTGGGCCCGACGAAAGGAGCCCGCCGATGA
- a CDS encoding LacI family DNA-binding transcriptional regulator, which translates to MARPNKRTTLREVAEATGLSTAAVSYALRGKHVSKETEERVRKAAAELGYEADPIARALVSGRTSTVGVLAGDLQDLWQQQLMAAIGRELLAGDRYALILDAGGDPERELSLAKQLRDQRVDGLLVSPVDPSAEGWSKIADAVPVVSIGDALSRARTAGEVLFDNRAGIDAVLDYLRGLGHRRITVLTPTGPSTPDRPADVYVREAADRLGIEVEVLPCAQELGEATAMARRVLTNSPDGRPAGTSALTAPTAVFCFSDSIAYGVYAAAAEAALTVGRDLSVVGFDDHPVSRVLTPPLTTVDWGLGEIAKEAARLAVAAIEGRRVRRKRILCAPRLSERGSAGEVRG; encoded by the coding sequence ATGGCCAGGCCCAATAAGCGCACCACCCTCCGCGAGGTGGCCGAGGCCACCGGACTCTCCACCGCAGCCGTCTCCTACGCCCTGCGCGGCAAGCACGTCTCCAAGGAGACCGAGGAGCGGGTGCGCAAGGCCGCCGCGGAGCTCGGCTACGAGGCGGACCCGATCGCCCGTGCGCTGGTCAGCGGCAGGACGAGCACGGTCGGCGTGCTCGCCGGCGATCTGCAGGATCTGTGGCAGCAGCAGCTGATGGCGGCCATAGGGCGCGAGCTGCTGGCCGGCGACCGCTATGCGCTGATCCTGGACGCCGGCGGCGACCCCGAGCGCGAGCTGTCCCTCGCCAAGCAGCTGCGCGACCAGCGGGTGGACGGCCTCCTGGTCTCCCCGGTCGACCCGTCCGCCGAGGGCTGGTCGAAGATCGCCGACGCCGTGCCGGTGGTCTCCATCGGCGACGCCCTGAGCCGGGCCCGCACGGCGGGCGAGGTGCTCTTCGACAACCGTGCCGGCATCGACGCCGTCCTGGACTACCTCCGCGGTCTGGGCCACCGCCGGATCACCGTGCTGACGCCCACCGGCCCCTCCACCCCCGACCGCCCGGCCGACGTCTATGTGCGCGAGGCCGCCGACCGGCTCGGCATCGAGGTCGAAGTCCTGCCCTGCGCCCAGGAGTTGGGCGAGGCGACCGCGATGGCCCGCCGGGTCCTGACCAACAGCCCGGACGGCCGCCCGGCCGGGACCTCGGCACTCACCGCGCCCACCGCCGTCTTCTGCTTCTCCGACTCCATCGCCTACGGCGTCTACGCGGCCGCCGCCGAGGCCGCCCTGACCGTCGGCCGCGACCTCTCCGTCGTCGGCTTCGACGACCACCCCGTCTCCCGGGTCCTCACCCCGCCGCTGACCACCGTCGACTGGGGCCTGGGCGAGATCGCCAAGGAGGCCGCCCGGCTCGCGGTCGCCGCGATCGAGGGCCGCCGGGTCCGCCGCAAGCGCATCCTGTGCGCCCCGCGCCTCTCGGAGCGGGGGTCGGCGGGGGAGGTGCGGGGGTAG
- a CDS encoding sigma-70 family RNA polymerase sigma factor gives MKRSATSEITVESAAGDGGAPDAAHGELADRLEAHRTELTGYCYRMLGSAFEAEDAVQETMVRAWRGHDRFEGRASLRSWLYRIATNVCLDLLKGSQRRARPMDLASPASVDTPIGTGLPEATWIGPVPDTRVLASAGDPAERAVARESVRLAFIAALQRLAPRQRAVLILREVLSWSAREVAELLGSSVASVNSALQRARATLAASADADEEPPGPLDDTQQALLRRYVDAFERFDLDALTALLHEDSTLSMPPYELWLRGREDFLAWLRGPGCGCAGSHLVPVAANGRPAFGQYRADGLPWAIQVLDLADGRITALHSFLDTERLFPLFGLPLKYGGPAPA, from the coding sequence ATGAAGCGTTCCGCGACGAGTGAGATCACGGTGGAGAGCGCGGCCGGGGACGGCGGCGCACCGGACGCCGCGCACGGCGAGCTGGCGGACCGCCTGGAGGCGCACCGCACGGAGCTGACCGGCTACTGCTACCGGATGCTGGGGTCGGCGTTCGAGGCCGAGGACGCCGTGCAGGAGACGATGGTGCGGGCCTGGCGCGGCCACGACCGGTTCGAGGGGCGGGCCTCGCTGCGCTCCTGGCTCTACCGCATCGCCACCAATGTCTGTCTGGACCTGCTCAAGGGCAGCCAACGCCGGGCGCGGCCGATGGATCTCGCCTCCCCCGCGAGCGTGGACACCCCCATCGGCACGGGACTGCCCGAGGCGACGTGGATCGGACCGGTCCCCGACACGCGGGTGCTGGCGTCCGCCGGGGATCCCGCGGAGAGGGCAGTCGCCCGGGAGTCGGTCCGGCTCGCGTTCATCGCCGCGCTCCAGCGGCTGGCGCCCCGGCAGCGGGCGGTGCTCATCCTGCGGGAGGTGCTGAGCTGGTCGGCGCGCGAGGTCGCGGAGCTGCTGGGCAGCTCGGTCGCCTCGGTCAACAGCGCGCTGCAGCGGGCCCGGGCCACGCTCGCCGCGTCCGCCGACGCCGACGAGGAACCCCCGGGGCCGCTGGACGACACCCAGCAGGCGCTGCTGCGGCGCTATGTCGACGCCTTCGAACGCTTCGACCTGGACGCCCTCACGGCCCTGCTGCACGAGGACTCCACGCTGTCCATGCCGCCGTACGAGCTGTGGCTGCGCGGCCGTGAGGACTTCCTGGCGTGGCTGCGCGGGCCGGGCTGCGGCTGTGCGGGGTCGCATCTGGTGCCGGTCGCGGCGAACGGCCGCCCGGCGTTCGGGCAGTACCGCGCGGACGGCCTGCCCTGGGCGATCCAGGTCCTCGACCTCGCGGACGGCCGGATCACCGCGCTGCACTCGTTCCTGGACACCGAGCGGCTCTTCCCGCTGTTCGGACTGCCGCTCAAGTACGGCGGCCCGGCGCCCGCGTGA
- a CDS encoding ABC transporter substrate-binding protein, with protein MNRRTVLTTLLAGASAPLLAACSSGITSLKGDGAGGDGGSSGGGLVIGTANFTENQVLGYLYAGVLNAAGVKTTVRPNLGSREIVVPALRSGDIDLLPEYQGSLLLYLDKKATATEAGAMQNALTTVLPDGLEVLPYASAEDRDSFAVTRRTADRYGLKTLDDLRKVNGKLIFGAAAEMKKRVVGLVGLKDQYGVEFKEFKALDSSGPLVKGALKKGDIDIANVFTTDVDTAENGWVLLADPKHLIPAQHIVPLIAARKADARVRKALARLGNALTTPDLTELNRLVDKEKQDPDRVAAAWLKKHKLG; from the coding sequence ATGAACCGTCGTACCGTCCTGACCACCCTCCTGGCCGGCGCCTCGGCCCCGCTGCTGGCCGCCTGCTCCTCCGGCATCACCTCCCTCAAGGGGGACGGCGCCGGCGGCGACGGCGGCAGCAGCGGTGGCGGACTGGTCATCGGCACCGCCAACTTCACCGAGAACCAGGTCCTCGGCTACCTCTACGCGGGGGTGCTGAACGCCGCCGGGGTCAAGACGACGGTCCGGCCCAACCTCGGCTCCCGCGAGATCGTGGTCCCGGCGCTGCGCTCCGGCGATATCGATCTGCTCCCCGAGTACCAGGGCAGCCTGCTGCTCTACCTCGACAAGAAGGCCACCGCGACCGAGGCCGGCGCGATGCAGAACGCGCTGACCACCGTGCTGCCCGACGGCCTGGAGGTCCTTCCGTACGCGTCCGCCGAGGACCGGGACAGCTTCGCCGTGACCCGGCGGACCGCCGACCGCTACGGCCTGAAGACGCTCGACGATCTCCGCAAGGTCAACGGCAAGCTGATCTTCGGCGCGGCCGCGGAGATGAAGAAGCGGGTCGTCGGGCTCGTCGGCCTGAAGGACCAATACGGCGTGGAGTTCAAGGAGTTCAAGGCGCTGGACTCGTCCGGTCCGCTGGTCAAGGGCGCCCTGAAGAAGGGCGACATCGACATCGCCAACGTCTTCACCACCGATGTCGACACCGCGGAGAACGGCTGGGTGCTGCTGGCGGACCCCAAGCATCTGATCCCCGCCCAGCACATCGTCCCGCTGATCGCCGCCCGCAAGGCCGACGCCAGGGTCCGCAAGGCCCTCGCCCGGCTGGGCAACGCCCTGACCACGCCCGACCTCACCGAGCTCAACCGCCTGGTCGACAAGGAGAAGCAGGACCCGGACCGGGTGGCGGCCGCCTGGCTGAAGAAGCACAAGCTGGGCTGA
- a CDS encoding ABC transporter permease has protein sequence MLELLKNLAAWLTSSAQWSGPEGIATRILEHLEYSVLATLAAALIALPVGLLIGHTGRGAFLAVNLASFGRALPTVGLVTLVFLAGGLSVWPVYVSLVALAVPVIITNTYAGMAAVDPEVKDAAKGVGLRGRQILWQVEIPLALPLIMTGVRLATVQVVATATIAAYVSFGGLGRYVFDGLAQRDLVQVLGGAVLVAALAVVADLALGGLTRLLFRGRPAAAR, from the coding sequence ATGCTCGAACTCCTGAAGAACCTCGCCGCCTGGCTGACCAGTTCCGCCCAGTGGTCCGGCCCCGAGGGCATCGCCACCCGCATCCTGGAGCACCTGGAATATTCGGTGCTCGCCACCCTCGCCGCGGCCCTGATCGCGCTGCCGGTGGGGCTGCTCATCGGGCACACCGGCCGTGGCGCCTTCCTCGCCGTCAACCTCGCCTCCTTCGGCCGGGCGCTGCCCACCGTCGGCCTGGTCACGCTGGTCTTCCTGGCCGGCGGACTGAGCGTGTGGCCGGTGTACGTGTCCCTGGTCGCGCTCGCCGTGCCGGTGATCATCACCAATACCTACGCGGGGATGGCGGCCGTCGACCCCGAGGTCAAGGACGCCGCCAAGGGCGTGGGGCTGCGCGGCCGCCAGATCCTGTGGCAGGTCGAGATCCCGCTCGCGCTGCCGCTGATCATGACCGGTGTGCGGCTGGCGACCGTGCAGGTCGTCGCCACCGCCACGATCGCCGCCTACGTCAGCTTCGGCGGGCTGGGCCGCTATGTCTTCGACGGCCTGGCGCAGCGCGACCTGGTGCAGGTCCTCGGCGGGGCGGTGCTGGTCGCCGCGCTCGCCGTCGTCGCCGATCTGGCCCTGGGCGGCCTGACGCGGCTGCTGTTCCGCGGCCGCCCGGCCGCCGCCCGCTGA
- a CDS encoding ABC transporter permease gives MTIEWGWFPDHTGEMARLTADHLATAVPAVLFGLLIALPLAVLAHRVRPLRGFVLGASNILYTIPSLAFFVLLLPVTGLTRTTAITGLTAYTLVVLVRNTVEGLDAVPARAREASQAMGTTPLRTLLTVELPLALPVIMAGVRVATVMSISLVSVASYIGYGGLGQLFTDGFQRNFPTPVIAGVALTLLLALVADAVLVTVQWLCTPWLRGTSGPRRPKLRKRA, from the coding sequence ATGACCATCGAGTGGGGCTGGTTCCCCGACCACACCGGCGAGATGGCCCGCCTCACCGCGGACCACCTCGCCACCGCCGTGCCCGCCGTCCTCTTCGGCCTGCTGATCGCGCTGCCGCTGGCGGTCCTCGCGCACCGCGTACGGCCGCTGCGCGGCTTCGTGCTCGGCGCGTCCAACATCCTCTACACCATCCCCTCCCTCGCCTTCTTCGTCCTCCTGCTGCCGGTCACCGGGCTGACCCGGACCACCGCGATCACCGGCCTGACCGCGTACACCTTGGTGGTACTGGTACGGAACACCGTCGAGGGGCTGGACGCGGTCCCGGCCCGGGCCCGGGAGGCCTCCCAGGCGATGGGGACCACGCCGCTGCGCACCCTGCTCACCGTCGAGCTGCCGCTCGCCCTCCCGGTGATCATGGCGGGCGTGCGGGTCGCCACCGTCATGTCCATCTCCCTGGTCAGCGTGGCGAGTTACATCGGATACGGCGGCCTCGGCCAGCTCTTCACCGACGGCTTCCAGCGCAACTTCCCCACCCCGGTCATCGCCGGGGTGGCCCTGACCCTGCTGCTCGCCCTGGTCGCCGACGCGGTGCTGGTGACCGTCCAGTGGCTGTGCACCCCCTGGCTGCGCGGCACCTCCGGGCCGCGTCGTCCCAAGCTGCGGAAGCGAGCGTGA
- a CDS encoding ABC transporter ATP-binding protein encodes MIKFDAVSKRYPNGTTAVDELSLDLPEGGVTVLVGSSGCGKTTTLRMVNRMVEPTSGTISVGGRDILETDAAELRRGIGYVIQQSGLFPHRTILDNIATVPLLLGWGRRKARARAGELLELVGLPADAGKRYPHQLSGGQQQRVGVARALAADPPVLLMDEPFGAVDPVVRTQLQNELLRLQEELRKTVVFVTHDIDEAVRLGDRIAVFRSGGRLVQCAEPAELLARPADDFVAGFLGAERGLKLLSLTDLADVPHAPGGEIRTDEPVGGIPRDGDRWRLVTSPRREPLGWLDTDALPSGGTAGEAPLEAVRPLRDTDSLLSALNEAVSSPAGAVARVTADGVLRGLTSRDAIHERAGRSHAEAGRATAAGERPPEDAAPRPAEDAAERPA; translated from the coding sequence ATGATCAAGTTCGACGCAGTCAGCAAGCGATACCCGAACGGCACGACCGCCGTGGACGAGCTGTCCCTTGACCTCCCCGAAGGCGGCGTCACCGTCCTCGTCGGATCCTCGGGGTGCGGCAAGACGACCACCCTGCGGATGGTCAACCGCATGGTGGAGCCGACCTCCGGCACCATCAGCGTCGGCGGCCGCGACATCCTGGAGACGGACGCCGCCGAGCTGCGCCGCGGCATCGGCTATGTCATCCAGCAGTCCGGCCTCTTCCCTCACCGTACGATCCTGGACAACATCGCGACCGTCCCGCTGCTGCTGGGCTGGGGCCGGCGCAAGGCCCGCGCCCGCGCCGGCGAGCTGCTGGAGCTGGTCGGCCTGCCCGCCGACGCCGGCAAGCGCTATCCGCACCAGCTCTCCGGCGGCCAGCAGCAGCGCGTCGGCGTGGCCCGCGCGCTCGCCGCCGACCCGCCGGTGCTGCTGATGGACGAGCCGTTCGGCGCCGTCGACCCCGTGGTGCGCACCCAGCTGCAGAACGAGCTGCTGCGGCTCCAGGAGGAGCTGCGCAAGACCGTCGTCTTCGTCACCCACGACATCGACGAGGCGGTCCGCCTGGGCGACCGGATCGCGGTCTTCCGCTCCGGCGGCCGGCTCGTCCAGTGCGCGGAGCCCGCCGAGCTGCTCGCGCGCCCCGCCGATGACTTCGTCGCCGGCTTCCTGGGCGCCGAGCGCGGCCTCAAGCTGCTCTCGCTCACCGACCTCGCGGACGTCCCCCACGCGCCCGGCGGGGAGATACGCACGGACGAACCGGTCGGCGGCATACCCCGCGACGGGGACCGCTGGCGCCTGGTGACCTCCCCGCGCCGCGAACCGCTGGGCTGGCTGGACACCGACGCCCTGCCCTCCGGCGGCACGGCCGGCGAGGCCCCCCTGGAGGCCGTCCGGCCGCTGCGCGACACCGACTCCCTGCTCTCCGCGCTCAACGAGGCGGTCTCCTCCCCCGCCGGCGCCGTCGCCCGGGTCACCGCCGACGGCGTGCTGAGGGGCCTCACCTCCCGCGACGCCATCCACGAACGGGCCGGCCGCAGCCATGCGGAGGCCGGCCGGGCGACGGCCGCCGGCGAACGGCCCCCCGAGGACGCCGCGCCCCGCCCGGCCGAGGACGCCGCGGAGCGCCCCGCATGA
- a CDS encoding aromatic amino acid ammonia-lyase, translated as MLDTYRRGDRRITLDGTALNTADIAALAERTAHPAEPDPKAFARAEESWETARRLTATGRVYGRSTGVGANRTEDVGAAGAAGADHGLRLLRSHAGAIGDPLPAREVRAMLAVRANQLLAGGAGLHPAVITALLTALDTGAHPVVHEHGAVGTGDLAALAQTGLALVGEHPWHCAPGARAPAPIALDNNDALALISSNALTLGQSALALDELRRLLAASLPVAALSLLAVGGSYEPFAEPVMRARPHPGCAAAATRLRALSGVPPRPAPPLGRIQDPYGFRCLPQIHGPALDAADTLDGVLTIEVNAAAENPLISIEDQAAYHHGNFYAAHTGLALDTFRLAVLQTARLSTARLAALSEPDFTRLRPFLGDAAPASSGVMILEYAAGAALGEMREVSYPASLGHAVLSRGVEEQASFASLGARQTLRACTYYRQILACELVAAVRALRMRSLEPEPDLPLATAFRRAAGALDPRMEDRPLTDDVAVAAGLLEELAEL; from the coding sequence ATGCTGGACACCTACCGACGGGGCGACCGGCGCATCACGCTCGACGGCACCGCCCTGAACACGGCCGACATCGCCGCCCTCGCGGAGCGCACCGCCCACCCCGCCGAGCCGGACCCCAAGGCGTTCGCCCGCGCCGAGGAGTCCTGGGAGACCGCCCGCCGCCTCACCGCCACCGGCCGGGTCTACGGGCGCAGCACCGGCGTCGGCGCCAACCGCACCGAGGACGTCGGGGCCGCCGGCGCCGCCGGTGCCGACCACGGATTGCGGCTGCTGCGCAGCCACGCCGGCGCGATCGGCGACCCGCTGCCCGCCCGGGAGGTCCGCGCGATGCTCGCCGTGCGCGCCAACCAGCTGCTGGCGGGCGGCGCCGGCCTGCACCCCGCCGTCATCACCGCGCTGCTCACCGCCCTGGACACCGGGGCGCACCCGGTCGTCCACGAGCACGGCGCGGTCGGCACCGGCGATCTGGCCGCCCTCGCCCAGACCGGCCTCGCGCTGGTCGGCGAACACCCCTGGCACTGCGCCCCCGGCGCCCGCGCCCCCGCCCCCATCGCCCTGGACAACAACGACGCCCTCGCCCTGATCAGCAGCAACGCCCTCACCCTCGGCCAGTCCGCGCTCGCCCTCGACGAACTGCGGCGGCTGCTCGCCGCCTCCCTTCCCGTCGCCGCGCTCTCCCTGCTCGCGGTCGGCGGTTCCTACGAACCCTTCGCCGAGCCGGTGATGCGCGCCCGCCCGCACCCCGGCTGCGCGGCCGCCGCCACCCGGCTGCGCGCCCTCTCCGGCGTCCCGCCCCGTCCCGCGCCGCCGCTCGGCCGCATCCAGGACCCCTACGGCTTCCGCTGCCTCCCGCAGATCCACGGGCCCGCACTGGACGCCGCCGACACCCTCGACGGGGTGCTGACCATCGAGGTGAACGCCGCCGCCGAAAACCCCCTGATCAGCATCGAGGACCAGGCCGCCTACCACCACGGCAACTTCTACGCCGCCCACACCGGGCTCGCCCTGGACACCTTCCGGCTGGCGGTGCTGCAGACCGCCCGGCTCTCCACCGCCCGGCTCGCCGCGCTCTCCGAGCCGGACTTCACCCGGCTGCGGCCGTTCCTGGGCGACGCGGCGCCGGCCAGCTCCGGCGTGATGATCCTCGAATACGCGGCCGGCGCGGCGCTCGGCGAGATGCGCGAGGTCTCCTACCCGGCCTCGCTCGGCCATGCCGTCCTCTCCCGCGGCGTCGAGGAACAGGCCAGCTTCGCCTCCCTGGGAGCCCGCCAGACCCTGCGTGCCTGCACCTACTACCGCCAGATCCTCGCCTGCGAACTCGTCGCCGCCGTACGGGCCTTGCGGATGCGCTCCCTGGAACCCGAACCGGACCTCCCCCTCGCCACCGCCTTCCGGCGCGCGGCCGGGGCCCTCGACCCGCGGATGGAGGACCGCCCGCTGACCGATGATGTGGCGGTGGCGGCGGGGCTGCTGGAAGAGCTGGCGGAGCTGTGA